Proteins from one Triticum aestivum cultivar Chinese Spring chromosome 7A, IWGSC CS RefSeq v2.1, whole genome shotgun sequence genomic window:
- the LOC123154803 gene encoding multiple organellar RNA editing factor 2, chloroplastic, whose amino-acid sequence MAASAAATGARRLLARRASSSPVSISALLRRGGAAAAAAPHEPLLRPAALAGVASRLGFLRGMARRPGGDGYSPARSGGGGGGGDRAPTEMAPLFPGCDYEHWLIVMDKPGGEGATKHQMIDCYIQTLAKVLGSEEEAKRKIYNVSCERYFGFGCEIDEETSNKLEGIPGVLFVLPDSYVDPEHKDYGAELFVNGEIVQRSPERQRRVEPVPQRASDRPRYNDRTRYQRRRENQQR is encoded by the exons ATGGCCGCCTCCGCCGCAGCCACCGGAGCCCGGAGGCTCCTCGCCCGCCGCGCGTCCTCCTCccccgtctccatctccgccctcctccgccgcgggggcgcggcggcggcggcggcgccccacGAGCCGCTGCTGCGCCCGGCGGCGCTCGCGGGCGTCGCCTCCCGCCTCGGCTTCCTCCGCGGGATGGCGCGCCGGCCGGGCGGCGACGGCTACTCGCCGGCCcgttccggaggaggaggaggcggaggggaCCGCGCGCCCACCGAGATGGCGCCGCTGTTCCCCGGGTGCGACTACGAGCACTGGCTCATCGTCATGGACAAGCCCGGCGGCGAGGGCGCCACCAAGCACCAGATGATCGACTGCTACATCCAGACCCTCGCCAAGGTCCTCGGAAG CGAGGAGGAAGCCAAGAGGAAGATTTACAACGTCTCCTGTGAGCGATACTTCGGTttcgggtgtgagattgatgaggaAACATCCAACAAACTGGAAG GCATTCCTGGTGTTCTGTTTGTGCTTCCTGATTCTTATGTTGATCCCGAGCACAAGGACTATGGAG CTGAGCTATTTGTGAATGGAGAGATTGTTCAGAGGTCTCCGGAGAGGCAGAGAAGGGTGGAGCCTGTGCCGCAGAGAGCATCAGATAGGCCTAGGTACAATGACAGAACCCGCTACCAACGCAGGAGGGAGAACCAGCAGCGGTGA